A single genomic interval of Stieleria maiorica harbors:
- a CDS encoding FAD-dependent oxidoreductase yields the protein MRFVFVVLLGLLVFTPKAKSADEIRADLLIVGGTESGWASAIQAARLGVPRIVIVHDGRWLGGQFTEQALACVDENKGVGKVGWGVDWHPMKRSFHRFGLFKELMDRIEAFNTEKYGSPMPGRPHHGPSTFRPAEAEAIFREMLNPYLANGQVTLITDRYPVRADVDRSASIPELTGLWFAPVDSTVADLHVQAKLTIDASDWGDAIQVSGAAFEYGPDPPSRYGEPSAPENAPPNEMNPITWAMIVAESNDETPIEKPKRFDDRNYPRATRFSLDTYRDLDWDVDNIHLGAIKHWPDAKETSNRQLTVYSVRRIVEGRTSRDGKTAILLNYMNGQDYPLERLPAHVAAALDATEPGASTKNIVILSRPQREIIFRDAKQHALGVLYHLQNFVHDRAADKTNSFRRFHLSDEFGTPDHLPPKPYIRESLRLKAMYMMREQDGRNRDGATKNKATERYAAVMYPDGLFAWQFHYDFHRTGRTYLVSENIDANAKHNRSENKGPWIDYHKPLRHTNFLSDRSVFPLRSLVPEQFNGLLGAQGNVGFSSIVSAAIRLHDQRIHVGQAAGATAAVALRSGVTPRQIPYDRELLESVRHALCGEVESSTAILLWPFRDLEPSHPAFVAINRLAALRLLPLGLRDVDFRPDDPASPEWIAKVVARSDQTQGPAQWTGGSRGEFCRWWWPRVEQQGWESWQIQDHSTDDADGDGIPDRDDALLFTPNTPIRFEIERRELPPDRDGVPQPIDDLDRAIDFCGPNVRQAAGFVADRGQVFQRERGFGWTQDHQQNHRSRNRIEGPGDTFLFTRSRARWECLLPNGNYRLTVCVGDSAHDQSSQSVSFEGQPLIDQHDTAEGEFIEATGEVAVQDGVLTMDIGSGIEGCNTCVNWLQIQGPL from the coding sequence ATGCGTTTTGTCTTCGTCGTTTTACTTGGTCTGCTCGTTTTCACTCCCAAGGCAAAGTCGGCCGATGAGATTCGCGCCGACCTTTTGATCGTCGGTGGCACCGAATCGGGTTGGGCATCCGCCATCCAAGCGGCGCGTTTGGGCGTCCCCAGAATTGTAATTGTGCATGACGGCCGCTGGCTGGGCGGCCAATTCACCGAACAAGCACTCGCCTGTGTCGACGAGAACAAGGGCGTCGGCAAAGTCGGCTGGGGCGTGGACTGGCACCCGATGAAGCGTTCTTTTCACCGCTTCGGCCTGTTCAAAGAATTAATGGATCGCATCGAAGCCTTCAACACCGAAAAATACGGCTCCCCGATGCCGGGCAGGCCCCACCACGGGCCGTCGACCTTTCGGCCGGCAGAAGCAGAAGCGATTTTTCGCGAGATGCTTAATCCCTACCTCGCCAACGGGCAAGTCACCCTGATCACCGATCGCTATCCAGTCCGCGCCGACGTCGACCGATCGGCGTCGATCCCCGAATTGACAGGGCTTTGGTTCGCGCCGGTCGACAGCACCGTCGCGGACCTACACGTGCAAGCGAAACTCACCATCGACGCGTCGGACTGGGGAGATGCGATCCAGGTCTCCGGAGCCGCGTTTGAATATGGTCCGGACCCACCGTCGCGCTACGGCGAACCCAGTGCCCCAGAAAACGCGCCACCGAACGAGATGAACCCGATCACCTGGGCGATGATCGTTGCAGAATCAAACGATGAAACACCGATCGAGAAGCCGAAACGATTTGACGATCGAAACTACCCCCGCGCGACCCGATTCAGCTTGGATACCTATCGCGACTTGGATTGGGACGTCGACAACATCCACCTGGGCGCGATCAAACATTGGCCCGACGCTAAAGAGACCTCCAATCGGCAATTGACGGTCTATTCTGTTCGCCGAATCGTTGAGGGCCGAACCAGTCGTGACGGCAAAACGGCCATCCTGCTGAATTACATGAATGGCCAAGATTACCCGCTGGAACGGTTGCCGGCCCATGTCGCAGCAGCACTCGATGCTACCGAACCCGGCGCGTCGACCAAGAACATTGTGATCCTGTCGCGACCACAGCGTGAGATCATTTTTCGCGATGCCAAGCAGCATGCCCTCGGCGTGTTGTACCACCTGCAAAACTTCGTCCATGATCGAGCGGCCGATAAAACAAACTCCTTCCGTCGGTTTCATTTGAGTGACGAGTTCGGCACACCGGACCACCTGCCACCTAAGCCTTACATCCGCGAATCATTGCGTCTGAAAGCGATGTACATGATGCGCGAGCAAGACGGGCGCAATCGTGACGGAGCGACAAAGAACAAGGCGACGGAACGTTATGCAGCAGTGATGTATCCCGATGGGCTGTTTGCATGGCAGTTCCACTACGATTTTCACCGCACGGGGCGCACTTATTTGGTCAGCGAAAACATCGATGCCAACGCGAAACACAATCGCAGCGAAAACAAAGGACCATGGATCGATTACCACAAACCACTGCGGCACACGAATTTCTTAAGTGACCGCAGCGTGTTCCCGCTGCGAAGTCTCGTTCCCGAACAATTCAACGGCCTGCTCGGCGCCCAAGGCAACGTCGGTTTCAGCAGCATCGTCAGCGCCGCGATCCGATTGCATGACCAGCGGATTCACGTCGGACAAGCCGCCGGAGCGACCGCGGCGGTGGCCTTGCGTTCTGGCGTCACCCCGCGTCAAATCCCCTACGACCGCGAACTCTTGGAGTCCGTCCGCCACGCATTGTGCGGCGAAGTTGAGTCGTCGACTGCGATCCTGCTGTGGCCCTTCCGCGATTTGGAGCCCAGCCATCCGGCATTTGTGGCAATCAATCGTTTGGCCGCGTTGAGATTGCTTCCGCTGGGACTTCGCGATGTTGACTTTCGGCCCGACGATCCGGCCAGCCCGGAATGGATTGCCAAGGTCGTCGCCCGAAGTGACCAAACGCAGGGGCCGGCACAGTGGACCGGGGGCAGTCGCGGTGAGTTTTGTCGCTGGTGGTGGCCTCGCGTCGAACAACAAGGCTGGGAATCTTGGCAAATCCAAGATCACTCCACCGACGACGCGGATGGCGATGGGATTCCGGATCGCGACGACGCGCTGCTGTTCACGCCCAACACACCGATTCGGTTTGAAATTGAACGACGCGAGTTGCCGCCCGATCGAGATGGCGTTCCCCAACCGATCGACGATCTTGATCGCGCCATTGATTTCTGCGGCCCGAACGTCCGCCAAGCTGCAGGGTTCGTCGCCGACCGCGGGCAAGTTTTTCAGCGTGAACGTGGTTTCGGATGGACGCAAGACCATCAACAAAACCATCGCTCGCGAAATCGGATCGAAGGCCCGGGCGACACGTTCCTGTTTACCCGCTCCAGAGCACGCTGGGAATGTCTGCTGCCCAACGGAAATTACCGCCTCACCGTCTGTGTCGGCGATTCCGCACACGACCAGTCGTCGCAATCGGTTTCTTTCGAAGGACAGCCGTTGATCGACCAACACGACACCGCCGAGGGCGAATTCATCGAGGCAACCGGCGAGGTCGCGGTCCAGGACGGCGTATTGACGATGGACATCGGCTCCGGCATCGAGGGCTGCAATACCTGCGTTAACTGGCTGCAGATCCAAGGTCCTCTCTAG
- a CDS encoding sulfatase-like hydrolase/transferase gives MKTIFTLLFAVATFVVVSPPSYAADQPNIMVFLVDDMGMMDTSVPFLTDDAGNPKRYPLNDYYRTPGMERLAAQGVRFNQFYAMSVCSPTRVSIMTGQNAARHRTTNWINPRQDNRGTNGAPDWNWTGLKEGDVTLPGLLRGQGYTTIHVGKGHFGPTGYEGAEPLNLGFDVNVAGAAFGAPGSYYAEKNYGAATKRAHHAVPGLEQYHGSDTFLTEALTIEAKKRVTETVQADKPFYLYFSHYAVHAPFDSDPRFADHYKDSGKPANAQAFATLIEGMDKSLGDMLDHFEELGVAENTLIFFLGDNGSDAPLGHQHAVACAEPLRGKKGAHYDGGMRVPLIAAWAKRNPDNVHQQTLKIRAGAIQHQVASVEDLFPTLMQFTATKVPQNHVVDGSPLQALLTGEPDAKRPQQFLMHYPHGPHRSNYFTVWRDGDWKVIYHALPETKTSGGHIQFADGNYELFNLADDPFESTNLAKSRPEVLKQMMQGMIAALQQHDAVYPIDDSGNAVVPQLP, from the coding sequence ATGAAAACGATCTTCACCTTGCTTTTCGCCGTGGCCACCTTTGTCGTCGTATCACCACCCTCCTACGCCGCCGATCAACCAAACATCATGGTTTTCTTGGTTGACGACATGGGAATGATGGACACGTCCGTCCCCTTTTTGACCGATGACGCGGGCAACCCCAAACGCTACCCGCTGAACGACTACTACCGCACCCCTGGCATGGAGCGATTGGCGGCCCAAGGCGTCCGATTCAACCAGTTCTATGCGATGAGCGTGTGTTCGCCGACGCGGGTGAGCATCATGACGGGCCAGAACGCGGCCCGACACCGAACCACCAACTGGATCAATCCGCGACAGGACAACCGCGGAACAAACGGCGCGCCGGATTGGAATTGGACGGGACTGAAAGAAGGCGATGTGACCCTGCCGGGCCTGTTGAGAGGACAGGGCTACACGACGATCCACGTCGGCAAGGGGCACTTTGGGCCGACCGGTTATGAAGGTGCCGAGCCCTTGAACCTGGGCTTTGATGTCAACGTTGCCGGAGCCGCATTTGGAGCCCCCGGCAGCTACTACGCGGAAAAGAACTACGGGGCGGCGACCAAGCGTGCCCACCATGCCGTTCCGGGTTTGGAACAGTATCACGGCAGTGACACGTTTTTAACCGAGGCGCTGACCATCGAGGCCAAGAAACGTGTGACCGAGACGGTGCAAGCGGACAAGCCGTTCTACCTGTACTTTTCCCACTACGCCGTCCACGCCCCGTTTGATTCCGATCCGCGTTTCGCCGACCACTACAAGGACTCCGGCAAACCCGCCAATGCTCAAGCGTTTGCCACGTTGATCGAAGGGATGGACAAATCGCTCGGTGACATGTTGGACCATTTCGAAGAACTGGGAGTCGCGGAAAACACACTGATCTTTTTCCTGGGAGACAACGGCAGCGATGCGCCGCTGGGACATCAGCATGCCGTCGCCTGTGCCGAACCGCTGCGTGGCAAGAAAGGCGCCCACTACGACGGCGGAATGCGAGTGCCACTGATCGCCGCTTGGGCCAAACGCAATCCCGACAACGTGCATCAGCAAACACTGAAGATCCGTGCCGGCGCGATCCAGCATCAAGTCGCATCGGTCGAAGACTTGTTCCCCACGTTGATGCAATTCACTGCCACAAAAGTGCCGCAAAACCACGTCGTCGATGGCTCTCCCCTGCAAGCGCTGTTGACCGGGGAACCCGATGCGAAGCGTCCACAACAGTTTTTGATGCACTATCCACACGGACCGCACCGCAGCAACTACTTCACCGTTTGGCGCGACGGCGATTGGAAAGTCATCTATCACGCGTTGCCGGAAACCAAGACAAGCGGCGGACACATTCAGTTCGCCGACGGTAACTATGAATTATTTAATTTGGCCGATGATCCGTTCGAATCCACCAATCTGGCGAAGTCCCGGCCGGAGGTGCTGAAGCAAATGATGCAGGGAATGATCGCCGCGCTCCAACAGCATGACGCGGTGTACCCGATCGACGATTCCGGCAACGCAGTGGTCCCGCAACTGCCATAG